Part of the Echeneis naucrates chromosome 1, fEcheNa1.1, whole genome shotgun sequence genome, tttttgtgcactctAAGAAACACATTGAATGTGAAGTGCAGCCAACCTTAGCTGAAGACAGCTCCTCTGATTTTTTTAAGATCAACACGGAGCTCATGTACTAGATCTGTCTGCAGTGGCCCGCGTGGATTAGACCCAATCCTATTGCAGGCTGTAAGCTGCCAGCTCATGTTGCCTCCGAGTGAAGAGCCACAGCTTCATGTTAGAACAAAGAACAGAGGTAAACAGGATCCTTTGGTCAGTACCTGACAGGCTACTCCAGGCCCAGGATTGAGATTTCTGAGGACACTCACGCTTCAAGcgtcttgttttgtttggtttttcctccgctttttactctttttttttttttttgactctgcTGTAATTTGTGATCAAATATATACAGTCATGGCCTTAGAAACAATAAGAATTGACGGAAGTTTGGGTTTCTATTGCAGAAACATTTTAGTATACAGTAGCCTAATAACACTACTGCATTCACAAAAACCTCTCAGAACCTCATCTGTGCACTTCATGCTCAAACTGAAATGGTCACAATTTCTGGCCTAATGTGCTGCCGCTCACTGCAGAAAGTCTGCGTGTTAGATGAGCTCTGGAGTGATATGTttaataatgaaatgttttgctggagcCTTTCAGAAGCATTCAGGCTTCCTGGCCCTCCAGTTTGACAGTAATAGATGTACTGCATTGTCATAAAAGAGTCTTGCttaaaacaaaaggcaaaagaaagtacttttttttccagattcaGAGAGATGGTTTAGGATAGATCAGTggaaggtggaaaaaaaaaaaaaaatccaataagttaaaattaaaagcGTCACACGCAGACAGTATAAGATGTAGTGTGAACTTGTGTTTTCcatcattttaaacacatttgtaTGAGAATTAATTGAATGTCTTGTCGCCAAATTATTGTTGGGGGTGAGTCATCTTTAAACATGTAGATGATTGGCGCTAGAAAAAAAGCATGGGGAAGGAAGAGTAGCAGCCTCAATGATTCAAACTTTGGTTATTTGATTTATCAAAAAGTGATTTCTGCAAACGCATTCCACTACCGAGAATAGTCAGCATATGTGCAGCATATTAACAAAGACATTTCTAAAGGTTACAAAAAAGCGATGGTGCgcttgacattttggaaaattagCTTTGCATTAACAGCTCTTTTTGGCTATgaattattgcttttttttttcctaatttatCACTGCAAAGCCTTAATACTACCGATCCATAAAAACCAGATGACTCACAGGTAAGATCTGAAGCTTTCCAGGGCAAATTTAAATGCCGGAGTGGCAGAATAGAATAGAAGCCAAAAAACCAAATATAGAGGTCATATGGAGAATTAggacacaaaataaattctaCTGCCAGAACATGAGCATAGACAGTCGGGgaattatgaataaaaaaaaaaaaaacaaactaaatatcGTACTCTAAAATAGTTGGGAGAGTCCCTGTTATTTTATTACACCCAACTATGTCTGCAAGAGAGACATCAAGTTGACATGAGGAAATACATATCGCACACCCAGAAGATGCAGCTGGGCCAATTCTGCAAACAACTCACTATCATTTTACAAGATAACAACCTGAaaccagctgctccagcagaagACTTGGCAGGCACACCGACAAACTTTAACACAATTAACACAAGACAGAATGAATCATCTTAAATGACAGCAGCATGCAACTGTCTTCTACATGTAAaagtctgggtttttttttttgtttttttttttatgcataagCTTATGCAATGAATGAATCCATAAAACTATTAATAGCGCAGCCGTCCTCTCACTAAAGTGGCCAAAGGTTTTTAAAACATTGTTTGTTATGTTTGTGCCACATTGCATAAGGCACTGTACCCTTCTGCAAGCTCACAGTTCCAAGGCTTGTGCAGCTAATTGGTGCGGTGACACGAATGCACATTGATATCTGGAGGtgatacaaacagacacacacacaatgaaccCAGCACCAGAAAATAACAGTAAGTGAAATGTGACCAGGGGAGCTGttaaatgcttcattttagGATCGCTTTGAGTACATATCAGTGTATGTCAGCCACCGTTTCATCTGCGGCGAAGTGTATTCGATAATTATTCTGGCTTTGGCATTCTTGAGGCCTAACGTAAGAGTTTGGCAATGTTTTCACAGCTCGATTTTGTATGCGAAAGCAACGATGAGCAACTGTGACGCATTGTAATAGATTCAAAAGCTCACAAGTAAATAAATTAGTCGAAACTTAAGCTTTAAGGTTGACGTGAAAAATTGCTCATCTGCCGCTGTTGAACTCTTTacatgaggagaaaaagaaatttccCTGGGAGAAAATTAGGCTTGTGTTGCTATGGTAACACCACCTCAGTTATTTCCCttgctttctgttttccctcccCACCTCTGCTCTTGAAGACGGATTTAGCTCTGCAGTTTTACTAAATAACATTGCATTTTAATAATAGCTAGTGTGTCATCTTAAAACGTGGTAGCCACACTTGTAAATAATGGATTGAGTGCATTAATATGCAGGCATCTCTGTTAATAATagagaggacacaaacacatgttcaTCTGTGGAAACCATGGAGATTTATTGTTGATGGAATTGTTCATTTCTAGTGACAGAATAAACAGGGTTGATCTCTTTCACAGAACAACACAGTGAATTATAGACTctctgataaaaataaaatttgatttagcTGCTACACAAAATAGAAATCTGCGGATGTTGAATCGGAAGCTTTTGAGGAGAAGAGGTGGAAAAATAAGAGCAGTGCAGCTCCGGGATACCACAATAATAGATAACAAGCCTTTCATATTACAAAATATAACGCCTTCCATTTAATTGATTTCCCTCTGTGGGAAGTTCAAAGCGATGCAGGGgtgaagaaaaatagaaaagaagaaTGGCGAATTGCTGGAAAGGCAGGGGCAATTAAAGTGCAATAGACAAGACAAAGTGCTGgattttgttttccaggttgAACCTCTAAATCATCAAGGGCTGCATCTTCTCTATATGACAGAGGTATTAGATTTTTAGCTGCTTGATAAATAGTGGAGATACATGAGGGACAGCGGTGGCAGGAGGGAGTGAAGGCAGCGGAAAAAGGACTAGACGATTCCATATTTGGCCAGGTCGCTGAGCTCCATGTCACCAAAGGCCTCCCATGGGCAGATCACTGTGATGTCTGTGCCCAGACCCTCCATGCCGGGGATGTCGTCTCCGAATCTAAATGAGAGAGACAAAACCGCTCTGGTACAGTACAGACTGACAAATACAAAGAAGCGATGACAGTGATAGGACAGTATTTTAATAGCAAAAACTggcagcaggggaaaaaaagatttgtgcGTGCTGCCGTAAATTATTCTCACCCCTTCTGGCCTGGTTTAGGCGCCTTGCTCTTGAAGGTGCGCATTGCCCTCTGCTTGAATTTGGGAGGTGCCTTCTTGTCAGCGGGAGCTGCAACAGCCACATCTGCCATTTTGATTATTTGCTAAGGATGGAAAACGGAGAGAGGTTCTCAGATCCTTCAAAATTGAAATCAAAAAATCTATTTGTgattaatttttccttttttccttaaTTATTCTGCCTTATTCTGCCCCTCTCGTTtatctttttacatttctgcggtttattttttttcctgctttctttttatgtcGGATGtaaagcattttaaattccTTCATTGTTCAAAAGTGCTGTTCAGATAAACTTTAAATGCTTTGGCAGAATTCTCTACCACCATCAACCTACAATCAGTTCAGAAATGGTAAAATCACTCACtgtgtaaaaacacattattccTATTATAGTATTTTATCATCCTCTTCAGCAAGCTGGTTAAAAATCGGACCACTCACCCAGGAATGAATTTGCTAAAgactgaaagaagaagaaaagaagagacaatTTTCTAAAACTCCCCAGAGCCAATCTATCCGTAAAGATATAGTAGCTGAGCCTTGAACAGTACCCAGAATAGGACCGACACAAAGAACTACTCAGTGTAAATCACACATCTCATTTCAGCTCCATTTCAGTACTCAAGTAAAAAGCTCTCTAAAGCCAATCCcatgtgtctctttctcttcactAAGGAAATGGTTGCAAAAAGCAAACGCATCTGAGCCAATACATGCTATCAAAGCAGAAAGAGTATTATCTCCCTATACCAGAGCTAAGAAAATTGCAGTTTCATCGTACCTTTTGCTGGAGtttcagaagctttttttttttgatgctttttGATGAGCTCTTCAGTTCCTTGCTTGTGGCATTGCTCTCACAGCCGGACAGCCTCCTTTTTAAAGTCCTTTGATCTAGTGCTAATTCCCTCGTTCTTTTATGTGCCAACTCGACTTGGTCCACTCCTGTACCAGCTTAGCCACAAATAGGCAAAGGATAACAAGATATAAATAAGAGGTCCTTTTCAAGTTAGATATATCCATCAACATGTGAAATGAAGAGAATTTTAGAGGTGTCACGTCTCAGCAGTATTGAGTGACATTAATTAGCAGCACTATCaaattgaagcaaaaaaaaaaaaaaaaaaaaagagatattctttgtgagtctgtctgtcaaatcacataaatacatttgttccCACCAAAAACTGTGAGCATTATTATTACATAAAAAGAGCTTCGTAATGTAATTGTCACATGAATAATTGCTTTGTTGTACGTATATTAAATACACCTACAGCTGCAGAACAAAGTGACGCTCTCTGTTGTTTAAACTATGTGAATCTATTAAAACTGCAGTAAAAGCCGTCCAACAAAGGTCGGTGACTAAAAGCGACGAAGAAGAAATGACAGAGCAAAATgggaagaaagaaggaaattaACAGAAAGTTATACATTTGCAAAGGCTTTAAGACCAGCCATCAGTTTTGAACTTTTGGAATCATTTTcaatgagaaaatatatttttaagaaaaatattcaaatatggATATATACTGAACattacacatttctgttttctttgaatgtttttttttattatattcataaTTCTACATTTAAGGAATGTCTGCCGCTGATAGTATTTGGACTAGTTCACTATTTAACATATCCATTTTATCTAGGTTTTTCTTTGGGGAGggtttttgattgtttgtttgtttttttttttgttttgttttttttcctctatacACGGCCTCTATTAACAAGTTTACTCGGCTTTCCCAGGCTAAGTATTCACACATGAGGCAGGTTTGAGAACAGAGGGAACATGTGCAGGAGAAAAGTCACAAAAGCCTGGGATATACTTTGACCTCATTCGCAAACAGACATGAGTCGATGTAGACTGCAGGAGACTCTGGAGCATGTGATGTAAGACCAGCTGGACCCTGAGCTCCATTCCCTCAGTGACAAATAAAGAGCACTTAACTATTCAGCACCTAATCCGACTCTGTCTTCATGGCCTGGACTGAGGTTGAAGGGATAAAATATTCAGACAGTAAAACTCACAGTAAAacagacaattaaaaaatgGTCATCCGCATTCTATTTCATTACAACACACAATATTTATCTAAAATCtccactgtttctgttttgttggaAATAAAATCTTGCATTCATATGGTCTCTCTTTTTCAAAAGCTTTCACAGTATACTATATTATCTGGGAAAATCTGCAATATTGAGGAatcatttcaggaaaaaaaaatatatatatccagaAAAAACTCATATTGTTCACTAAATCTACGCGTGTTTTTCACAGTCGTGCTTCATTATGTAAGGTTGCCAACATCTTCACATGTCACGACTTATGAGTCCCCGCCTTAATCCCGTACAGCAGAGAGGCTAATTAGGAGAAggggtattaaaaaaaaaaaaaaaaagaggacagaaaTTTATGGATGAGCATGTTGGGAGGATTAGCGGGGGGTGTATATAAGAAGACAGAAGGACactgaacagaaagaaaagcccACGCTGACCAGAGAGACGGCAGACAGAAGCCAACTGCATTACTGCAAAAACAGGTGAGATCTAACTCTTCCTCTCAGTTGATATCTTGCCAAATCTTTAATTCAGGATTAAgggcagattaaaaaaatagaGGCTGCTGAAAACTGGCGAGGAAGCTTCAGTTTGTCCCTGACACTGTGGGTTGCATGTGTCTTAGTAGCTCTTTAAACATATTTTGTAGACATATGAATTTGTTCTTGGATGCTGCACAGCTTTGGTAAATGCCTAAGCGGTCTTTCTGAAGCTAAATCTTTTAAATGgtttcatttgacattttctcGAGACGTAAATTAACAATTTGGTTTTGCACTTGcaatcttttattttatatattggACTGTTAAGAACTTTGCAAATACCATTTTATATCCACGCTTTAATGTATTaacctttttttaatgttggacATAAAATAGAGGTTTTGCTATTTTATATTATGACACAATTTTCAGAAGGTTGTGCGTTGACTACTGGACGACTTTATTTTAAGGTTTTTTGTTTGAGAGGATACATGACATTTGTAATTATTGCCATgtcttttgaaatgtgttttctgtataagttcattaattataaaaaaaaattattaaaaatgagTTAGAAAGAATTGATCTTTTTGATACACACTTGGCGGATCACCAATTACTGGAATTGTTGCAATGTgcatcatctgcaaaaacatAGTGAAATTACATTCTATTATTCTACAGGTGAGAAGCTGAATCTGTTTTGATTCTTCTAATATAATTGATTAGTTCTCCTGAAAAAGAAGTTCAGAGATCAAGAAACCATCCTGCTCAGTTAAAATCACATGTAAAAAGgttaaaaatcaaataagacAGAAGAGTCTTTATATACTTTCTTCATACATAGACAGTAGCAGTTAGGacacaaacatactgtaaaTACAATACAAGCTTACTGTACACTGTTAGCTGTG contains:
- the LOC115048435 gene encoding retinal cone rhodopsin-sensitive cGMP 3',5'-cyclic phosphodiesterase subunit gamma-like, encoding MADVAVAAPADKKAPPKFKQRAMRTFKSKAPKPGQKGFGDDIPGMEGLGTDITVICPWEAFGDMELSDLAKYGIV